The proteins below are encoded in one region of Phaseolus vulgaris cultivar G19833 chromosome 1, P. vulgaris v2.0, whole genome shotgun sequence:
- the LOC137815022 gene encoding protein DA1-related 2-like encodes MAPPSDINHLSHPCIYGDFVSSYSERKSGFMKWFGKIFKIGSNRGRGGGRHLQQPEEENMAWPAPARSMDDRARSRKEKEELDHAIALSLGENLKRPTGYKWRTGARIDEDYAKALQDRMFSSAHPPYAPVPAYPHGYGMESHSRICGGCNQEIYGDCLGVGHSYFHPDCFQCHSCRYPITEREFSLSGKHPYHKSCFKELTHPRCEVCYQFIPINAAGLIEYRCHPYWNQKYCPSHEYDNTSRCCSCERLESRNERYCRLEDGRILCFECMESAIIDTGECQPLYHAIRDYYEGMNMRIDQQIPMLLVERQALNDAIVGEKNGFHHLPETRGLCLSEEQTVTSVLRRPRIGGHRLIGMRSQPQKLLRKCEVTAILVLYGLPRLLTGAILAHELMHGWLRLKGYQNLSPEVEEGICQVLSYMWLESEVMSCARTMPSTSSASSSSSSSSHSSKKGAKSHVERKLGEFFMNQIANDSSPAYGGGFRAANGAVNKYGLRCTLEHIRLTGNFPV; translated from the exons ATGGCTCCTCCCTCAGATATCAACCATCTTTCTCACCCTTGCATAtacg GGGACTTTGTTTCTTCGTACTCAGAGAGAAAGTCtggttttatgaaatggtttggcaagattttcaaaattgggtCCAATAGAGGAAGGGGTGGTGGTCGTCATCTACAGCAGCCTGAAGAGGAAAACATGGCTTGGCCAGCTCCAGCTAGATCAATG GATGACCGTGCTAGATCTCGGAAAGAGAAAGAAGAGTTGGACCATGCAATTGCACTTTCTTTAGGCGAAAATTTGAAGAGACCAACGG GGTATAAATGGCGAACAGGAGCAAGAATTGATGAAGACTATGCAAAGGCTCTTCAGGATCGCATGTTCTCATCTGCTCATCCTCCATATGCCCCTGTACCCGCTTATCCCCATGGATATGG TATGGAATCGCACAGCAGAATATGTGGAGGGTGCAACCAAGAGATCTATGGCGATTGTTTGGGAGTCGGTCATAGTTATTTTCATCCAGACTGCTTCCAGTGTCACTCTTGTCGTTACCCCATTACTGAGCGTGAG TTTTCTTTGTCAGGGAAGCATCCATATCATAAGTCCTGTTTTAAAGAATTGACCCACCCTAGATGCGAAGTTTGCTATCAATTT ATACCAATAAATGCTGCTGGTTTGATTGAGTATAGGTGCCACCCTTATTGGAACCAAAAGTATTGCCCATCTCATGAATATGATAATACATCTCGGTGCTGTAGTTGTGAAAGATTAGAG TCTCGGAATGAAAGATACTGTAGATTAGAAGATGGAAggattttatgctttgagtgcATGGAATCTGCTATAATTGACACTGGTGAATGTCAGCCTCTTTATCATGCTATCAGAGACTATTACGAAGGAATGAATATGAGAATAGATCAGCAAATCCCAATGCTTCTTGTTGAGAGACAAGCACTTAATGATGCCATTGTTGGAGAGAAGAAT GGATTCCATCACCTACCAGAAACTAGGGGCTTATGCCTTTCAGAAGAGCAAACTGTCACAAGC GTGCTAAGACGGCCAAGAATTGGTGGTCATAGATTAATAGGGATGAGATCTCAACCTCAAAAGCTGCTTAGAAAATGTGAAGTTACAGCTATTCTTGTTCTGTATGGCCTTCCAAG GTTACTCACAGGTGCTATACTTGCCCATGAGTTGATGCATGGTTGGTTACGCCTGAAAG GTTACCAAAACCTTAGTCCTGAAGTAGAGGAAGGTATTTGTCAGGTTCTCTCTTACATGTGGCTTGAGTCAGAGGTGATGTCATGTGCTAGAACCATGCCATCAACATCATcagcttcttcttcctcctcctcatcCTCCCACTCATCAAAGAAAGGTGCAAAATCTCACGTTGAACGTAAATTGGGTGAGTTTTTCATGAACCAGATTGCCAATGATTCTTCCCCAGCTTATGGTGGTGGCTTCAGAGCGGCTAATGGAGCTGTGAATAAATATGGTTTACGTTGCACTCTGGAACATATTCGTTTGACTGGTAATTTCCCAGTTTGA